One Polypterus senegalus isolate Bchr_013 chromosome 10, ASM1683550v1, whole genome shotgun sequence DNA segment encodes these proteins:
- the LOC120537097 gene encoding neurite extension and migration factor-like: MDVLQDNSSAQEQSPVLINGVNENESLEVGNDVRPLASTEVAVIVSSPSAESNCSQKANHLYHRNLPLLTSKEPCMLSPPSPLRLTDVPEQNSNDSSTQTISLTSCATKVVSPWSLPEDCERTSFTIMEPGGISTLSNDCLMQQSRTCLGCFIESKDGVDPEPGISLKVGEINRDYDTCSISDIQCMSTGEGARYGEQLLSDQLLSFPLHKSRTMDKKDLEKSDSDSEDATPKNYYEGLLLDKCSGDEGLLSNTNQDWGYFESFISESKIELLDLCSRNELSVNLFSEEDVDNYMFDDDDSTLSSDVCSLKIRYESFQDNIREKSSALQEETQFNFFPNVLVNCTKKENNSVKKNIETIQFKTDEISLWTNEEKADSPAEPASYLTPKRSFFFDSNNSAEDSGEYSDDSSCTGSSYDTFREVKDCGQLLSRENSSSSSQLNYGLRAKRKVRYSDDYLYDVDSIDSEKNVEKREAQPFGPKEEDDDDWCPKKRRKSSRKEPPVIIKYIIINRFKGEKHMLVKLSKIDPTHITVNLNAELLSQYEKMAPLKDFWEKQQRDRNELLSRAHMNLNSSNRLSGSIPPKRKHKIASRLRIQRIQAVEHSLSKQGSFSFEHKQSIIGKSDATLTGMSLTIATANHASRLEATDIRHIGSVKSITQERDERGTENKIIRLKKFKSEARLKSKKLKILQDTENVKNLAEPSSGTENGDNENCVKNVGSEIATQSPQMDENLPQDNSTIGEKIVFMPATCSDSEPAPPTEIAGNVPVVPGGYLQTLLDASDSSSSSGISYFPQHSSGQPPDDISQTEKQFTSLQLAQSCVLSPPSESELQQSPHHLEMEQNFSHIWQPGSSQAFGPHVADNSLQPNNFNGPLSVQMPDSLSVSEYTQLSLNSSRLPYHKSYLHDQPLPSDNDYQTCQLPCGEPHFQFQPASLSSDDGRVVTFDSGGSMAGSSSNYNTLTLKPCDKDGEDDINDNFLAHCSPKLVIQQSVDEIVPLKESADLLDISNFTPDKFRHSSLSEMSPPDTPNLSPQAGGLENKSTGKSKDFQETSEGILSSSQEIKWNCSVPQQNQHTDSFLVNSHQFQFHMFNDDDPVGLVEKPSCQEAFDKQLCQNSSSPRLSKSKKKSSPKQNIGMDQKITKRAKVPKASKSTEKNKNPRQGSRSTKKQKNSTDAKNGKAQGTNEKPQGKFRNNIAPPTQMLKDGITVHNPASSVSGLPGEWPLSKEANACWSETNAAHNKNLLDDDQREFEEPCNILSNIASGMAEVQRFMMASIEPLWGPASGVCHPPEANSLKLKTLKILASTPPDSKKKGSNTGVTPGLSKTRKPSSKGSKNQGKTSISNPSVPNTPGECGPNAARSLFDKSGHNLTCSASNGPAHKKMYRHKTSAKFPRDENGKGKRADRDQNKDLAVMTSFEKLR, encoded by the coding sequence aatCACTTGAAGTGGGGAATGATGTGAGGCCGTTGGCTTCCACAGAAGTTGCAGTTATAGTTTCCTCTCCATCTGCAGAATCTAATTGCTCCCAAAAAGCAAATCATTTGTATCACAGAAACTTACCACTGCTGACTTCGAAGGAACCCTGCATGCTAAGTCCTCCATCTCCTTTAAGATTGACTGATGTACCAGAACAGAATTCAAATGACTCCTCTACTCAAACAATCTCACTTACATCTTGTGCTACAAAGGTTGTGAGTCCCTGGTCCTTGCCAGAGGATTGTGAAAGAACTTCATTTACAATAATGGAACCCGGAGGTATATCAACTTTATCTAATGACTGTCTAATGCAGCAGAGCCGAACTTGCTTGGGTTGTTTTATTGAATCAAAAGATGGTGTTGACCCAGAGCCAGGAATTAGTCTGAAAGTGGGTGAAATAAACAGGGATTATGACACTTGTTCCATTTCAGATATTCAATGCATGAGCACAGGAGAAGGTGCAAGATACGGTGAACAGTTGCTTTCAGATCAGCTATTAAGCTTTCCTTTGCATAAATCAAGGACAATGGATAaaaaagatttggaaaagtcAGACAGTGATTCTGAAGATGCCACACCAAAAAATTACTATGAGGGATTATTGTTAGACAAATGTAGTGGAGATGAGGGTCTGTTGTCAAATACCAATCAAGACTGGGGTTATTTTGAGTCTTTTATTAGTGAAAGTAAGATTGAGCTCCTTGACCTTTGCTCCAGGAATGAGCTGTCAGTGAACCTGTTTTCAGAAGAGGATGTAGATAATTACAtgtttgatgatgatgattccaCACTTAGCAGTGATGTTTGCTCCCTAAAAATTAGATACGAGTCCTTCCAAGACAACATTCGAGAGAAAAGCAGTGCACTTCAGGAGGAGACACagtttaattttttccccaaTGTCCTAgtaaattgtacaaaaaaagaaaataacagtgtTAAGAAGAATATTGAAACTATACAGTTTAAAACAGATGAGATCAGTCTTTGGACTAATGAAGAAAAAGCAGATAGTCCTGCTGAGCCAGCATCGTATTTGACCCCAAAAAGAAGTTTTTTCTTTGATTCAAACAATTCTGCAGAGGATTCAGGTGAATATAGTGATGACAGTTCTTGCACTGGCTCTTCTTATGATACCTTTAGAGAAGTCAAGGACTGTGGCCAGCTGCTATCCAGAGAAAATTCAAGTTCATCTAGCCAACTCAACTATGGCTTGCGAGCTAAGCGGAAAGTCAGATATAGTGATGATTATCTGTATGATGTGGATTCCATTGATAGTGAAAAGAATGTAGAAAAAAGAGAAGCACAACCTTTTGGACCTAAAGaggaagatgatgatgactggtgtccaaaaaagagaagaaaatctTCACGCAAAGAGCCCCCTGTTATCattaaatatatcattattaACCGGTTCAAAGGAGAGAAACATATGCTAGTAAAACTGAGTAAAATAGATCCCACTCACATCACGGTGAACTTGAATGCTGAACTCCTGAGTCAATATGAAAAAATGGCTCCTTTGAAGGACTTTTGGGAAAAACAACAGCGTGATAGAAATGAGTTACTCAGCAGGGCTCATATGAACTTGAACAGCTCCAACCGTCTTTCTGGTTCCATTCcaccaaaaagaaaacataaaattgcCAGTAGACTCAGAATTCAGCGAATTCAAGCTGTTGAGCATTCATTGAGTAAGCAGGGATCTTTTTCATTTGAGCACAAACAAAGTATCATTGGTAAAAGTGATGCCaccctaactggcatgtctttaaCAATTGCTACAGCCAACCATGCAAGCAGATTAGAGGCTACTGACATCAGGCATATTGGCTCTGTCAAAAGCATAACACAAGAAAGGGATGAGAGgggaactgaaaataaaattataagattaaaaaaattcaaaagtgaaGCTAGGCTGAAAagcaaaaagttaaaaattttgCAAGAcactgaaaatgtgaaaaatctaGCTGAACCTTCCTCTGGGACAGAAAATGGTGACAATGAGAACTGTGTGAAGAACGTGGGTAGTGAAATAGCTACACAAAGCCCCCAGATGGATGAAAACCTCCCACAAGATAATTCTACCATAGGAGAAAAAATAGTTTTCATGCCAGCCACTTGCTCTGACAGTGAACCTGCACCACCTACTGAAATTGCTGGAAATGTCCCGGTTGTTCCTGGAGGCTATCTGCAAACGTTGTTAGATGCTTCTGATTCTTCAAGTAGTTCTGGTATTTCCTATTTCCCCCAGCACTCTTCTGGACAACCACCTGATGACATATCCCAAACTGAAAAGCAGTTCACCTCTTTACAACTTGCACAGAGCTGTGTTCTCTCCCCACCCTCTGAATCAGAGCTACAGCAGTCGCCTCACCATTTGGAAATGGAGCAAAATTTCTCACATATTTGGCAGCCTGGTTCCAGCCAAGCATTTGGGCCCCATGTTGCTGACAATTCTTTGCAACCTAACAACTTTAATGGACCCTTATCTGTCCAAATGCCAGACAGCTTGTCTGTTTCAGAATATACGCAACTAAGCTTGAACAGTAGCCGGCTTCCTTATCATAAGAGTTATTTGCATGATCAACCATTGCCATCTGATAATGATTATCAGACTTGTCAGTTACCCTGCGGTGAGCCACATTTCCAATTTCAACCTGCATCTCTTAGTTCAGATGATGGCAGAGTGGTCACTTTTGATTCAGGGGGTTCCATGGCTGGCTCTTCTAGCAACTATAACACTTTAACTCTGAAGCCATGCGATAAAGATGGAGAAGATGACATTAATGATAACTTTTTAGCTCACTGCAGTCCAAAACTTGTTATTCAACAGAGTGTAGATGAAATTGTGCCCCTGAAGGAGTCTGCAGATCTACTGGACATCTCAAATTTTACTCCTGATAAGTTTAGACATTCATCCCTGTCGGAAATGTCACCTCCTGACACTCCCAATTTGTCTCCTCAGGCAGGTGGGTTAGAAAACAAATCTACTGGCAAGTCTAAAGATTTCCAAGAAACATCTGAAGGCATTCTGAGTAGTTCACAAGAGATTAAATGGAACTGCAGTGTCCCACAGCAGAATCAGCATACCGATTCTTTCCTCGTGAACAGTCATCAATTTCAGTTTCACATGTTCAATGATGATGATCCTGTTGGCCTGGTGGAAAAGCCTTCTTGCCAGGAGGCTTTTGACAAGCAGTTATGTCAAAACAGCAGCTCCCCAAGACTGTCAAAATCTAAGAAAAAATCATCCCCAAAGCAAAATATAGGAATGGAtcagaaaattacaaagagaGCAAAAGTGCCGAAAGCTTCCAAGTcaactgagaaaaataaaaatccccgcCAAGGTTCCAgatcaacaaagaaacaaaaaaattctaCGGATGCAAAGAATGGTAAAGCACAGGGAACAAATGAAAAACCACAAGGGAAATTTCGAAATAACATTGCACCACCAACACAGATGCTTAAAGATGGTATTACTGTTCATAATCCAGCCTCTAGTGTCTCTGGTTTACCTGGAGAATGGCCTTTAAGTAAAGAAGCAAATGCATGTTGGTCGGAAACGAATGCAGCACACAACAAAAACCTCCTTGATGACGATCAGAGAGAGTTTGAAGAGCCCTGTAACATCCTGTCCAACATTGCATCTGGAATGGCTGAGGTTCAGAGATTCATGATGGCTTCTATTGAACCCCTCTGGGGCCCTGCCTCTGGTGTCTGCCATCCTCCTGAAGCCAACAGCCTCAAGCTGAAAACCCTAAAAATCCTTGCCAGCACACCCCCAGACTCCAAAAAAAAGGGCAGCAATACTGGTGTAACTCCAGGTCTGTCTAAAACTCGCAAGCCATCCAGCAAGGGAAGTAAAAATCAGGGTAAAACAAGCATTTCTAACCCCAGTGTCCCAAACACTCCAGGGGAATGTGGTCCTAATGCGGCAAGGAGTTTGTTTGATAAAAGTGGCCATAATCTAACCTGTTCAGCCAGTAATGGTCCTGCGCATAAAAAGATGTACCGCCACAAAACAAGTGCAAAATTCCCAAGGGATGAGAATGGTAAGGGAAAACGAGCTGATCGAGACCAGAATAAGGATTTAGCAGTGATGACCTCTTTTGAAAAACTGAGGTAA